In the genome of Kitasatospora cathayae, one region contains:
- a CDS encoding methyltransferase domain-containing protein, whose product MTSPVWDPAQYLRFADERTRPLRDLLARVPALPNEPAATILDIGCGPGNSTAVLRERWPQARITGVDNSAPMLETARTRGEPTADYLLADARDYDPAPAGPDLIASNATLQWVDGHLAVLARWADALEPGGVVAFQVPGNFEAPSHTLLAELRRSPRWRDALGTDAVRNGVHRPERYLDALAGAGCAVDVWETTYSTLLPGPDPVLEWVKGTALRPVLGPLTDLADRAAFLAEYGRLLREAYPAGPYGTVFPFRRIFAVGVKR is encoded by the coding sequence ATGACCAGCCCCGTCTGGGACCCGGCGCAGTACCTGCGCTTCGCCGACGAACGCACCCGCCCGCTGCGCGACCTGCTCGCCCGCGTCCCCGCCCTGCCGAACGAGCCCGCCGCGACGATCCTCGACATCGGCTGCGGGCCCGGCAACTCCACCGCCGTCCTGCGCGAACGCTGGCCGCAGGCCCGGATCACCGGAGTCGACAACTCCGCCCCGATGCTGGAGACCGCCCGCACCCGGGGCGAGCCCACCGCCGACTACCTGCTCGCCGACGCCCGCGACTACGACCCGGCCCCGGCCGGACCCGACCTGATCGCCTCGAACGCGACCCTCCAGTGGGTGGACGGGCACCTCGCGGTGCTGGCGCGCTGGGCGGACGCCCTCGAACCCGGCGGGGTCGTGGCCTTCCAGGTGCCCGGCAACTTCGAGGCCCCCAGCCACACCCTGCTCGCCGAACTGCGCCGCAGCCCCCGCTGGCGCGACGCCCTCGGCACCGACGCCGTCCGCAACGGCGTCCACCGGCCGGAGCGGTACCTGGACGCCCTCGCCGGGGCCGGCTGCGCCGTCGACGTCTGGGAGACCACCTACAGCACCCTGCTGCCCGGGCCGGACCCGGTGCTGGAGTGGGTCAAGGGCACCGCGCTGCGCCCGGTCCTCGGCCCGCTCACCGACCTGGCCGACCGGGCCGCCTTCCTCGCGGAGTACGGACGGCTGCTGCGCGAGGCCTACCCGGCCGGGCCGTACGGGACGGTCTTCCCGTTCCGGCGGATCTTCGCGGTCGGGGTCAAGCGGTAG
- a CDS encoding MarR family winged helix-turn-helix transcriptional regulator, producing MEDEVDRLVAAWRRERPDLDVEPLEVLSRVSRLARHLDRARRTAFAEHGLEPWEFDVLTALRRAGSPYQLSPGQLLTQTLVTSGTMTNRIDRLTGKGLVKRLPDPDDRRGVLVRLTDDGRDRADQALAGLLTHERELLAQLSSDQQGELAALLRLLVAPFDNIPG from the coding sequence ATGGAGGACGAGGTCGACAGGCTGGTCGCAGCGTGGCGCCGGGAGCGCCCCGACCTCGACGTGGAGCCGCTGGAGGTGCTCAGCCGGGTCAGCCGGCTCGCCCGCCACCTCGACCGCGCCCGCCGCACGGCCTTCGCCGAGCACGGCCTGGAGCCCTGGGAGTTCGACGTCCTGACCGCCCTGCGGCGGGCCGGCTCCCCGTACCAGCTCTCCCCCGGCCAGCTGCTCACCCAGACCCTGGTCACCTCCGGCACCATGACCAACCGGATCGACCGCCTCACCGGCAAGGGCCTGGTCAAGCGCCTGCCCGACCCGGACGACCGCCGCGGCGTGCTCGTCCGGCTCACCGACGACGGCCGCGACCGCGCCGACCAGGCGCTGGCCGGCCTGCTGACCCACGAACGCGAACTGCTGGCCCAGCTCAGCTCCGACCAGCAGGGCGAACTCGCCGCCCTGCTGCGGCTGCTGGTCGCACCGTTCGACAACATCCCGGGCTGA
- a CDS encoding LuxR C-terminal-related transcriptional regulator, translating into MGRIRVLVVDDHRIFAEALAAALAAEPDVEVGAAGSAAAAERALERAAAEGRAYDVALIDADLGAGAGAAGAADRAGSGGEPAEEARRRPPPTVPPGAVPPGAVPPPRRSTAVPPAPAAVLRPADQARSDQLRAEQARADQLRPAAPPPDGIGLIGRLRRAHPGLRAVVLATADDPRRAARALHAGATGWVAKESSLARLLAVVRGVLRDETHLPPALLTGVIRELTTARRDRTESERLVDTLTPREKQILRCMVAGLGRQAVAERLYLSPHTVRTHMQNVLGKLGVHSTLAAVAVARRAGVGPAEPAAPPSIASAP; encoded by the coding sequence ATGGGGCGGATCCGGGTCCTGGTGGTCGACGACCACCGGATCTTCGCCGAGGCGCTGGCCGCGGCCCTCGCCGCCGAGCCCGACGTGGAGGTGGGCGCGGCCGGCAGTGCGGCCGCCGCCGAGCGGGCGCTGGAGCGTGCCGCCGCCGAGGGACGGGCCTACGACGTGGCGCTGATCGACGCCGATCTGGGGGCCGGAGCCGGGGCCGCCGGGGCGGCCGACCGGGCCGGATCCGGCGGCGAACCGGCCGAGGAGGCCCGGCGCCGCCCGCCCCCGACGGTACCGCCGGGGGCCGTCCCGCCGGGGGCCGTCCCGCCGCCGCGCCGGTCGACCGCCGTGCCCCCGGCCCCGGCGGCCGTCCTCCGGCCGGCGGACCAGGCGCGGTCCGACCAGCTCCGCGCCGAGCAGGCCCGCGCCGACCAGCTGAGGCCCGCCGCCCCGCCGCCGGACGGCATCGGCCTGATCGGCCGGCTCCGCCGGGCCCACCCGGGGCTGCGCGCGGTGGTACTGGCCACCGCCGACGACCCGCGCCGCGCCGCCCGGGCGCTGCACGCGGGCGCCACCGGCTGGGTGGCGAAGGAGAGTTCGCTGGCCCGGCTGCTCGCGGTCGTCCGGGGCGTGCTGCGGGACGAGACCCACCTGCCACCCGCGCTGCTCACCGGGGTGATCCGCGAGCTCACCACCGCCCGGCGGGACCGCACCGAGAGCGAGCGGCTGGTGGACACCCTGACGCCGCGGGAGAAGCAGATCCTGCGCTGCATGGTCGCGGGGCTGGGCCGGCAGGCGGTCGCGGAGCGGCTGTACCTGTCGCCGCACACCGTCCGCACCCACATGCAGAACGTGCTGGGGAAGCTGGGGGTGCACTCCACGCTGGCCGCCGTCGCGGTGGCCCGTCGGGCCGGGGTCGGTCCCGCGGAGCCGGCCGCGCCGCCGTCGATCGCCTCCGCCCCGTAG
- a CDS encoding transposase — protein sequence MSKSLVTTAERTSRGIALEDLTGIRERGKAKHDQRYRLHSWAFAQLGAFVAYKAERAGVPVVHVDPRNTSRQCSSCRHTHGPTEWIKRGSRAVPAAPRCTRMMGAPPGRRLGEAPATSATARAMRGSGAKSTAPPALRRALVRRGDRWRGDSSGTRSTASPGTSVPGS from the coding sequence ATCTCCAAATCCCTTGTCACGACCGCTGAACGCACCTCGCGCGGGATCGCCCTGGAAGACCTGACGGGCATCCGCGAGAGGGGCAAGGCCAAGCACGACCAGCGGTACCGCCTCCACTCCTGGGCGTTCGCCCAGCTCGGGGCGTTCGTTGCCTACAAGGCCGAACGTGCGGGCGTTCCCGTGGTCCACGTGGACCCGAGGAACACCTCCCGCCAGTGCTCCTCCTGCCGGCACACCCACGGACCAACCGAGTGGATCAAGCGAGGTTCGCGTGCCGTGCCTGCGGCACCACGATGCACGCGGATGATGGGGGCGCCTCCCGGCCGAAGGCTGGGGGAGGCTCCCGCAACATCCGCCACCGCGCGGGCGATGCGTGGCAGCGGGGCAAAGTCAACTGCCCCACCAGCGCTCCGTAGAGCGCTGGTCAGACGCGGTGACCGCTGGCGGGGCGACTCGTCAGGCACACGGTCAACCGCAAGCCCGGGAACTTCAGTACCGGGTAGTTGA
- the galE gene encoding UDP-glucose 4-epimerase GalE, with protein sequence MSKYLVTGGAGYVGSVVAAHLLEAGHQVTVLDDLSTGFRESVPAGAEFVEGRIQEAGQVLDGSFDGVLHFAASSQVGESVVDPEKYWRNNVAGSLELITAMRTAGVRKLVFSSTAAVYGEPEVVPIAETARTSPTNTYGASKLAMDHMITSEAVAHGLAAVSLRYFNVAGAYGSYGERHDPESHLIPLVFQAALGQRPHIAVYGDDYPTPDGTCIRDYIHVADLADAHLLALDAAKPGEHLICNLGNGSGFSVREVIESVKRVTGREIPVQVVGRRAGDPAVLVASAERAHEALGWTPRRPNLDDIVADAWKFALERNAE encoded by the coding sequence ATGAGTAAGTACCTGGTCACGGGTGGCGCCGGCTACGTCGGCAGCGTGGTGGCCGCCCACCTGCTGGAGGCGGGGCACCAGGTGACCGTCCTGGACGACCTCTCCACCGGCTTCCGCGAGAGCGTCCCGGCGGGTGCCGAGTTCGTCGAGGGCCGGATCCAGGAGGCCGGCCAGGTGCTGGACGGCTCCTTCGACGGCGTGCTGCACTTCGCCGCCTCCTCGCAGGTCGGCGAGTCGGTCGTGGACCCGGAGAAGTACTGGCGCAACAACGTGGCCGGTTCGCTGGAGCTGATCACCGCGATGCGCACGGCGGGCGTGCGCAAGCTGGTGTTCTCCTCCACCGCCGCCGTGTACGGCGAGCCGGAGGTCGTGCCGATCGCCGAGACCGCCCGGACCTCGCCGACCAACACCTACGGCGCCAGCAAGCTCGCCATGGACCACATGATCACCAGCGAGGCCGTCGCGCACGGCCTGGCCGCCGTCTCGCTGCGCTACTTCAACGTGGCCGGTGCGTACGGCTCCTACGGCGAGCGCCACGACCCCGAGTCGCACCTGATCCCGCTGGTCTTCCAGGCCGCGCTCGGTCAGCGCCCGCACATCGCGGTGTACGGCGACGACTACCCGACCCCGGACGGCACCTGCATCCGGGACTACATCCACGTCGCCGACCTGGCCGACGCCCACCTGCTGGCGCTGGACGCCGCCAAGCCGGGCGAGCACCTGATCTGCAACCTCGGCAACGGCAGCGGCTTCTCGGTGCGCGAGGTGATCGAGTCGGTCAAGCGCGTCACCGGCCGGGAGATCCCGGTGCAGGTGGTCGGTCGCCGGGCCGGCGACCCCGCCGTGCTGGTGGCCTCCGCCGAGCGCGCCCACGAGGCGCTGGGCTGGACGCCGCGCCGCCCGAACCTGGACGACATCGTCGCCGACGCCTGGAAGTTCGCCCTGGAGCGGAACGCCGAGTAG
- a CDS encoding response regulator transcription factor gives MGVRLVVVDDHRLLAEALATALQLRGHRVLAVGSPSSVAADLVAGRRPEVCLLGVSAPGEPGAFDGLRRIRRERPEVAVIVLGPVGELHGVACAFAAGAAGYVPCDERIEVVERAIGRARAGEAAVAVDLLRAAFDQLLRPVAEPDDEAVRLLRLLTRREVQVLARIADGEDTAAIAAGMRIAASTARTHVQRVLMKLGARTRLEAAAVAARTGLLERMSDG, from the coding sequence ATGGGTGTTCGACTCGTGGTGGTCGACGACCACCGGCTGCTGGCCGAGGCGCTGGCGACCGCGCTCCAACTGCGCGGCCACCGGGTGCTCGCCGTCGGTTCCCCGTCCAGTGTCGCCGCCGACCTGGTGGCCGGCCGGCGGCCCGAGGTGTGCCTGCTGGGGGTGTCCGCGCCGGGGGAGCCGGGTGCTTTCGACGGGCTGCGCCGGATCCGCCGGGAGCGCCCCGAGGTGGCGGTGATCGTCCTCGGGCCGGTCGGTGAACTCCACGGCGTGGCCTGCGCGTTCGCGGCCGGAGCAGCGGGGTACGTGCCGTGCGACGAGCGGATCGAAGTGGTCGAGCGGGCGATCGGACGGGCCCGGGCGGGCGAGGCCGCGGTGGCGGTGGACCTGCTGCGCGCAGCCTTCGACCAACTGCTGCGCCCGGTGGCCGAGCCGGACGACGAGGCGGTCCGGCTGCTGCGGCTGCTGACCCGACGTGAGGTGCAGGTGCTGGCCCGGATCGCGGACGGCGAGGACACCGCGGCGATCGCCGCCGGGATGCGGATCGCCGCGAGCACCGCCCGTACCCACGTGCAGCGCGTGCTGATGAAGCTCGGCGCGCGCACCCGGCTGGAGGCGGCCGCGGTGGCTGCGCGCACCGGGCTGCTGGAGCGGATGTCCGACGGCTGA
- a CDS encoding winged helix-turn-helix transcriptional regulator, with protein MTTEETARAGTEWHGEEAYDVFARLCPSRELFAELADKWSMLILMSLDACGPQRFSELQRGVGGVSRKMLTQSLRNLERSGLVLRTVFPETPPRVVYDLRPLGRELAELLSPLGHWTERRAQRMLAAREEFDAAHAEGDL; from the coding sequence ATGACGACGGAGGAAACGGCCCGGGCCGGTACCGAGTGGCACGGGGAGGAGGCGTACGACGTCTTCGCCCGGCTCTGCCCCAGCCGCGAGCTGTTCGCCGAGCTCGCCGACAAGTGGTCGATGCTGATCCTGATGAGCCTCGACGCCTGCGGACCCCAGCGCTTCTCCGAGCTCCAGCGCGGGGTCGGCGGGGTCAGCCGCAAGATGCTCACCCAGTCACTGCGCAACCTGGAGCGCAGCGGCCTGGTGCTCCGCACGGTCTTCCCGGAGACGCCCCCGCGGGTGGTCTACGACCTGCGGCCGCTCGGCCGGGAACTGGCCGAGCTGCTCTCCCCGCTCGGACACTGGACGGAGCGGCGCGCCCAGCGGATGCTCGCGGCTCGCGAGGAGTTCGACGCGGCGCACGCCGAGGGGGACTTGTAG